From a region of the Equus przewalskii isolate Varuska chromosome 2, EquPr2, whole genome shotgun sequence genome:
- the PARS2 gene encoding probable proline--tRNA ligase, mitochondrial, translated as MEGLLTRCRALAACSRQLSGSIPRRFHHCAPGRGKRLVLSRMFQPQNLREDQVPSLEGGSGDLTCKSQRLMLQVGLIHPASPGCYHLLPYTVRALEKLVRVIDQEMRAIGGQKVSMPSLSPAELWRATNRWDLMGKELLRLRDRHGKEYCLGPTHEEAVTALVASQKTLSYKQLPFLLYQVTRKFRDEPRPRFGLLRGREFYMKDMYTFDSSPEAARQTYGLVCDAYSSLFARLGLPCVKVQAGVGSIGGTMSHEFQLPADVGEDQFAVCPSCSFSANVETLDLSQTNCPACQGPLTETKGIEVGHTFYLGTKYSSVFNAQFTNVHGKPSLAEMGCYGLGVTRILAAAIEVLSTEDCLRWPGLLAPYQVCLIPPKKGSKEEVATELAGHLYDHITEAVPQLRGEVLLDDRTHLTIGNRLKDANKFGYPFVIIAGKRALEAPAHYEVWCQNTGEVVFLTKEGVVGFLSQVQVV; from the coding sequence ATGGAAGGGCTGCTGACAAGATGCAGAGCACTGGCCGCCTGCAGCCGCCAGCTCTCTGGGTCCATTCCCCGCAGGTTTCACCACTGtgccccagggagagggaagCGCTTGGTGCTCTCCCGCATGTTCCAGCCACAGAACCTTCGAGAAGACCAGGTGCCCTCCCTGGAGGGTGGATCTGGCGACCTGACCTGTAAGAGCCAGCGGCTCATGCtgcaggtgggcctcatccacCCAGCAAGCCCCGGCTGTTACCACCTCCTGCCGTACACTGTCCGTGCCCTGGAGAAGCTTGTGCGAGTGATAGACCAGGAGATGCGGGCCATCGGGGGCCAGAAGGTCAGCATGCCTAGCCTCAGCCCGGCAGAGCTCTGGCGAGCCACCAACCGCTGGGACTTGATGGGCAAGGAGCTGCTGAGACTTAGGGACAGACACGGCAAGGAATACTGCTTAGGACCAACTCACGAGGAAGCCGTTACAGCCCTGGTCGCCTCCCAGAAGACACTGTCCTACAAGCAGCTTCCCTTCCTGCTGTACCAGGTGACGAGGAAGTTTCGGGATGAGCCCAGGCCCCGCTTTGGTCTTCTCCGCGGACGAGAGTTCTACATGAAAGACATGTACACCTTCGACTCCTCCCCAGAGGCCGCCCGGCAGACCTACGGCCTGGTGTGTGATGCCTACAGCAGCCTGTTTGCCAGGCTGGGGCTGCCGTGTGTCAAAGTCCAGGCCGGCGTGGGCAGCATCGGGGGCACGATGTCGCACGAGTTCCAGCTGCCAGCGGATGTTGGAGAGGACCAGTTTGCAGTCTGCCCCAGCTGCAGCTTCTCGGCCAACGTGGAGACACTAGACTTGTCACAGACAAACTGCCCTGCTTGCCAGGGACCACTGACGGAAACCAAAGGCATTGAGGTGGGGCACACGTTTTACCTGGGCACCAAGTACTCTTCCGTTTTCAATGCCCAGTTTACCAACGTCCACGGCAAGCCATCCCTGGCTGAAATGGGGTGCTATGGCTTGGGTGTGACCCGGATCTTGGCTGCTGCCATTGAAGTTCTCTCTACAGAAGACTGCCTTCGCTGGCCCGGCCTCCTGGCCCCTTACCAAGTCTGCCTCATCCCCCCCAAGAAGGGCAGTAAGGAGGAGGTGGCCACAGAGCTCGCGGGGCACCTGTACGACCACATCACAGAGGCGGTGCCGCAGCTTCGCGGGGAGGTCCTGCTGGACGACAGGACTCATCTGACCATTGGAAACAGACTGAAAGACGCCAACAAATTTGGCTACCCCTTCGTGATCATCGCTGGCAAGAGGGCCCTGGAGGCCCCTGCACATTATGAGGTTTGGTGCCAGAACACTGGAGAGGtggtcttcctcaccaaagaagggGTCGTGGGATTTCTGAGCCAAGTGCAGGTTGTCTGA